A region of the Culex quinquefasciatus strain JHB chromosome 1, VPISU_Cqui_1.0_pri_paternal, whole genome shotgun sequence genome:
atttccccgaataccattccccagaatgaaccgttccccagaaaaccattccccagaatgtaccgttccccagaaatatttatcgtggtgattataattatttccaaaatttaaaaaaaaaattaaaaatttccaaaatttccaaaatatccaaaatattctaaatttccaaaatttccaaaatttccaaaatttccaaaatttccaaaatttccaaaatttccaaaatttccaaaatttccaaaatttccaaaatttccaaaatttccaaaatttccaaaatatccaaaatatccaaaatttccaaaatttccaaaatttccaaaatttccaaaatttccaaaatttccaaaatttccaaaatttccaaaatttccaaaatttccaaaatttccaaaatttccaaaatttccaaaagtttcaaaatttccaaaatttccaaaatttccaaaatctccaaaatttccaaaaattttaaattttcaaaatttacaaaattttctaaaatttacaaaattttctaaaatttacaagattttcaaaattacttaaatttctaaattttccaaaatttccaaaaattcaaaaaaaaaaagcaaaatttgcataatttcaaattttcaaaaaactaaaaaaaaaattcataatctttggttttttttaattttaaaatttcttttctctttaattttgatttttgaattccaaactttttgatttttttgagaattttgaaaatgtttttaatttgactttctgacttaccattgacaaattatgATCATAATATTTAGATCGAAAAATCTCGAATTTGATGCGAGAAATAAAGATTGAAATATTACGCTcgagtgcaataatcaccacgttaactagtgtcagcagttattacaaggctagaaagttttcccttctttaaagaaaggaaaactTTACTGACTGATACAAGTTGAATTTAACCTTTAAAAGGGAGGAGGAGAGTTTTCCTTTCTTTAACGAAGGGAAAAATTTATAGCCTTGTTATTATAACTGCGACACGGGTTGATTTTCCCTTTTTTAAGTAAGGGGAAAAATACTTGACCACTtacacaactttttaaatttgttatcactAGTCAAGAGTGTTTTTCCTTATGGAAACAAGAAagaatacaagaaaaaaaaactttaaagcgaAAATTCAACTTCTGTTAGCAGATATCACAAGTCAAgacagttttcccttctttaaagaaggtgaaattcaacttgtgtcagaagaccttaaaagaaggaaaaattaatcAGTTATTGtaagtcaagagagttttcttcttccaaaaatgatagattaaattttgtcaccttaaatcaaatttagaaaatttaaataatcatgCAAAATGAGCAATATGCCAAAGGTCCAATATGTCAAATGAAATTATACCAATGACACccataatcatattttaattttaacaaaaaaatttcttCTTTGCAAAAAAAGCATTCAAGGAAAAcgagaaataaaaagaaactgcaatttattcggcatttgtataacaaatttaatatGACTGAAAAAGAAGGGAAATTTTCTTAGAATAATAGAACGAGTCATAAGCCgaattaacattttctgttattttatcaagaattgttgtcaaaaaaaaggaaaatttcttgGCATGGTGAAATAACcttgtataatttttatattttctatgaaatttcaaacaaactaatatttaaaactactttgatttttcgagaaagaaacttttctagggaatggttttctgggaaaTGGTACATTCTGGGAATAGTTTTCTGGGAAATGGTACATTcagggaatggttttctggggaatggttttcgggGAATGGTTTTttggggaacgtgacacaatcaatttttaatgtgattaacTCACACCTTCTAGACAAATTGAGGCCTTTATACACAAAATAGATtcaatttactaaaaaaaatgaaattacacgatttttatttgttattcaaaattgtagaaaaatgtATAAAggtgaataaaaataaacaatgaataatcaaaaaaaaatcttgacagTAGTGTGaacatatttaattttatacttGTTTGGCAACTTTCctgatttttattctttaaagaaAAACTATCTAAATTCCAATGCCAtcggaaaattttcaacaatcctTGATCTTTTTCGGTCAAGTTGAAATCATGACCGTTTGCCATTCTACAGAATCAAAACATCGTTCGAAGTGGGAGAAAGTCAAGCTGCTAagcagatattaaaaaaaaatctaaaaatggatCACACACCCTTCATATGGCGCCGTTTGAAAGTGATTTACGATCCCAGCAACCTTAAACACCATGTGCGGCCTCGTTTGGCTTGTTTCGCCGAAACCTTAAGGAGACGCATGGCATTTCAAGTCAAAGATcaaatttttgtcgtttttgagtGGAGCTGGGAAAAGTCAATTTGATTTATTCTTGGAAATTGTGTAACTCCTCGCGTATTTCTGGTTacatgtataacatttcctcaaaGCCACAATTAGTTTCTATCAGTATCAATCAATCGAAAACCGGAAACAGCTGGGTCAACGTCGAATAGACAAAACGTGCCCAAGAACCCATTACGCTTCCCAACCGCACCAGCAAAGATAACCCATTTCTGAGCAGTACAACACACATATGTAGCCTAGAACACAATCCAAAACTAAACCGGAAGGGGGTGCCGCAACGAGCAGACCCAGCTAATGAATGTCGTTCAGTCTGGGGTTTGCAACTGCAGCGAGACCGACACAGACAGAATCACACAATACAATGTGCAccaaaaacgaaacaaaattataaacaaCCACACCACACCCTCGCTATTCCACCTCCACCTGGCGCGTCGCCCCTCTGCTCACTGATCTGTTCTTCCGTTTGTCTCGCGTTCTGATGTTTGCCGCGCCATATGTGTGTGAGTGAGAGTGAGAGATGATGCAATGCAACGGAACTactgtttttgttgtttatgCATCACACGCAATGTGAGCGAGCGAGCTTCGATTGTTGTGAAAAGTTGTcctatgtttttgttttcgttgaACATGAAGTTAATTCATATGTGAttttatgtgtgtttttttatttttcaaataatttgaagACCTTAGTCCtactaaataataataatgaaattttaaatgggTTTTCAGAATGAATTATTTCGTTGAACAAAGCTAAAAATTGGATTGATATTGTTTTTCCtgcattaaataaaaataaacaatttctaATTACTTCAAATAGATTTGGAGTTCTTTTCAACTTTGGTTTATTCATTTCGTTTCATTTTGATGTTTGAATTGGATATTTCAACAATGAATCATAGTTTTTATTGTCTTTTGACCTTGAAAAACCaacataaattcaaaattttgtttattttttacattttattatttaattgtgttcttaattttgaaatgaacATATTCTGCGAATGACTGTATATAGTTTGGCTGAGAATTCAAGGAAAATCAAGAATATATCCTgagttttttaataggtcctattaTATTGTAATACGccgcgttagggtggtccaaaaaattacaattttcgtCAAacttcgcaaaaccactttttcaaaaaaaaaaatcatgactccccgccatttcaaccgacTTTAGCTGTCTTATATGCAAATGAAATGTGATAAGctggttttttaaagaaaatagtaagaagtttcaaaaatctaacctaaaatatgaaacggtcgtatgaaactttaaaatgccgttttgacggtatCTGGACCAAACAGCTtatgcctgaaaatattttcatcggatttctcggacaattttacctaacatactaaaaaaatcgGAGGAGTTCATTAccaggattctgagatatggtttattgaaaataaaatcctggTTTTCCGCTGCACTTCTCGCAAAAacgagaaaatgacgaaattggcaaaaaaaacaacttttatttactaaaactgcgatatctttaaaatttcagcgatctgaaCCTTCTTCTTATTGGTTCTAAAGACTAAAggttttcttctgaaaattttgtttttcttccttaatttttgaatttttgaatgcatttatcttgttaagtttttgattttttcaatgatgaTATTAAATCCAAGCTACAACCCTCCATAGACATGCAATTTCTTTTCACATTTCTTGTTACAACATTTTATCATAACATTTATCATCATTATTATCGTAAAAATATGTTCATTGTACattgcaaaaattactgcatttcTAATTCAACTAAAAACATTATGGGATGCTAGTCAATAACACGGCAggacttttttttatcgaaataaagttgtcaaatttatttttgtaacggaaattaaaatgaaatattatttttacagattttcCCATGAGACATGACTAGAGtttctacaaacaaaaaaattcataGTATTATATACTTGTAATATCTATGCTCGTTATAgggttgaaaataattaaaagtctGAAGATGCAtcaacttgaatattttttaagggttaTAATCAGTCTATAATTGAATGCTCTTTTTTGACAACATATTTgaggaaaaatcattttaacattgaattttACATTTCCATACTCTGAAATGTCCTGTTATTGCCAATTATTAAATACAATTTAATTCcatttaataaagttttttagatttttaaaagtgAACATTAGTTTAACAACTTTATGCATACATTAGTGTGGTCCAAATTCAAGACGATTTTCTCATACAAACTTCTAGGAGAGGGGTTCCCGTAGCACCCCTCACACTTAATTTATGATATTGttgtgtatttttcaaaaaatatagcattttaataatatttttcaaagtttatgtcgcccccccccccccctcaaaagtttgcatgaaaaacaggggacaaaaaaaatctaaatgtacATGAAAATAGATGTTTAATCATCTGAAAactatctaaaatgcatttttctgcattgattcaaatatttaggatgtttgggctcgtttaaaaatgttttgaattttaagaaattccaATTAAagcttcgcaaaaaaaatctgaaaaataaaattttcgtcactacttagatattttggaaactaatggaACATTACAAAACACTTTTGTTCATTAATATGTTGAAATCATGTTTCCCTATTTcaattttgatacttttttttgcctcctcCCCCCTCGACTTTTGCTCAGAGTCGATGGAcacaatcttcaaaaaatatttgcagcggcctaaacaatcataaaaaaacaatttacagacgaataaataaacaaaattcaaaaagcaaaaacaattgcgattttgaaaaaaaagaatttatcaAACAAATTCCTGACGCGAATTTCAATCAAGCTTTTTCGAACATCCGTGTGCTTTCCGTCTCCCGACAACTTGACATCCCGTTTTCGAACCAAATATCGGAAAAAAACCCCATCAATCCTCACAACCATCCTCCTCTCAAAATCGATAATCTCGCAGATTTACAACTCTCTCGCTCTCTCGCTGGCGCCGCTCTCTGTTGTACTTTCGCCAGGACATCCAGAACGCGTTCGTCCGTCAATAGTTTGTGCGAGAGCGAGAGAGCGAGATAGGGTGAGAACATTTTCCAGGAGTCTTGGTCAAGTGGTTTCAAGAAGGCGCCCACCAGCCAGGGAAAATCTCCAGCGAAAGAGCGAAAACAGAGCGAGCGAGAGTGAAAAGCACACTTTACTTCATCACCCCTTCTTTCTGCAGATTTGCAATCACCGAGGAACGGTGAGCATGCCAAcctcagtttcagtttcagtcaGTTAGTTAGTTTAGTCGGTTGGTCGCGAGTCTTTTCGGGGaccgattttttttcagcgCGTGCAATCGTGAGAGCGTGTGTGAACTGCGGCGTATTAACTGGATAAATTAGGAGTTTTTTCtgctctatttttaaaaatgtccttTTCTACACTATTGGGATGATTTTTCCACTTTGAGAATGATTCCTGGCGTTGGATTTCCGTGAGTGCGAGTGGGCAGAGAGGTGTgatattttggccattttcaccGTTCGGCCTTTGCCTGTGCATATCTAGTAAAAATAGTAATgatctttcttttttgtttcgcGCTGGTCTCAGGCGAGGACAATTAATGGAAAATGCTGGCTGATTTATGTCCCTGGGTGCGGAAAATTGCGCAAAATTCATTAGAGTGCCAAGCATCTTAGTGCTGCTGCTTTTCCGACCTAAGCAAAAGAATATCGATTTATGTGCCCTCCCGTGTAGGAAAATTTCTACACCAGGAGAAACCACCAACAAACAGTCAGTCAGGCAGTCAGTCAGTCTGACTGTAGTGTGATGCTATGCGTAGTGTGTGGCCAGGAAAGAGAGGTGCGATATGGTTCTTCCACCCGACTGAGGGGTAGGCtcaagtgctgctgctgctccgagATGGCCTCCCCTTTCTGGAGTATTTCgttttgcttttcttttgaTATGCGAAATATTTAAGGGAAAATTGGTGGACTCACAACTGGACCAGGGGTGGAATGCAGAACGAACCAGTTTCTGCAGAGCACCTTTCGTTCGTTTGTTCGTTCTTTCGGTGGATGCACACTGCACATAGAGCATAGAGCGCACATAGATATGTTGGTTGGTGGACGGACATCATCAAATTGGGTCATGGAACGGGCGTTGACTCGCAATTATTGGACGAGGAGGGAGAGATCCGCAGCCCagcataaatattttaaaatgttcgatTGAAGGTGCCGCCACCATTCGGTGGCGCGTCTGGTGGATGGACCTCGTTGCGATTAGTATGCACATTCCAAGGTGTAGctcatattttcatttcttcAACTCGCGATCCAGGAACAGCCGACAGGATGTGATGGAATTTCAATTAGACGTCGTCGTCTCCAAGCATGGTCAATTGGGCGAAACGCTTCGCGGCATTAGTAATcgtgcattttttttactatcGAATTCACAAAACTCACGCTCATCCGCATACATAAGTAGTTTAGGAATTGTTTGAAAAGTGTCGTTcgcataacaaataaaaaaacacgagCCTCAAAATGTTTAACTGCCTTTGGCAATTGTGGGATTGGTAAGCGAGCCGCCGCACCGCAGACAATTTTCAAATCGAAACCGAGAAGAACCACGTGCGATGCATACTAATTGCGGGtgactttctttttttttttcctccccaAACAGGATCGATCCACCCACGTTCACCACGATGGAGAGCAAGAAGCTCCAGCAGCTGCAGCAGGCCAACTCACACCTAGCACCGATTCCGCAGACGAAGCCACCAACTTTCCAGCAGCAGAATGCCGCCGATTATCGGCCTTCGCGGGCATCGCCGGTCTTTCAGAACCACCCGCAGTACCAGAGCTTTGCGTCGAATTTTGCCCAAATCAACTACCCACACCAGATTCGACCCCCGCAGCAAGTCgcacagcagcaacagcagcagcatcttAGCGCCCACAGTAGTCccaaatcgaatagcaacagtTTGTACCTTAGCGAATACTCCAGCTCGagccagcaacagcagcagcagcagcagccatcaCAGCAGCAACATCACCACAACACGATCGGAAGTCACTATCACTTTGACCAGATCTACCAAACCAGCTCGCCGTCGAGTGGCAGTGGTGAGCGGGAACGCCTGTACCAGACTGCCCCCAGGCCAACGCAGCACACTCACACGCCAAGCCAGCCGGGCCCACCACAGCCACTCACCAAGCTGGAACTGCAGTTCCAACAGCTGCAGCGTGAAAAGATCCAGGCCCAGATTAAAACCGCCACGGAAGCGTTGGCCCACCAGCAGCAAACCTTTGCCCTTCGTCAGCAGCTCAATCCACCCGTTCCCAACTATCACCTGAAGCAGAACCTCCTTCAAAACCTGTCCCAGCAGCACCAACAGCAAATCCAACACCAGCAACAACAGCTGCAGCGAAATGCCCCTCCATCGAGTCTGAACCTGACCAGCCACTTCCAGCCGGCCCAAGGTCCCATGAAGCTGACGAATCATGCCAACATCCATGACTACGGTGCCACGGCGGCCACCAACCAGCATGCGATCAACGAAGCGTtctaccagcaacagcagcagaagCACATCCACGCGGTGATCAACAAAACGCCCAACAACATGCAATCCCCCGCCCCCAACCAGATCATCATTCAGCAAAACATTCCCGGCCAAGTGGTGAACCAAGCCTGCCAGACCCAAATCAGCGGCGTCAAAAACAATCAGCagcaacaaaaccaaaaatcacCCAACTCCGACTCGATGTCCTCGCCGTCGCACGACGGCCTTGAACGCCGGAAAAGTGGTCCCGTACACACGCTCAAATCTCCCGTCACCAAGCGACCCCTCAACGCGCCCGTCTCCATGTCCGGCTGGCTCTACAAACAGGGCTCCGATGGACTCAAAGTGTGGCGACGGCGCTGGTTCGTCCTGTCCGAGTACATCCTCTACTACTACAAAAGCCAGGAAGAGGAGAAACTGCTCGGAACCGTCCTGCTCCCATCCTACAAAATATCCGCGTGCTTCCCGGAGGACAAGGTCTACCGCAAGTTTGCCTTCAAGTGCGAACACACCAACATGAGGACGTTCGTATTCGCCGCCGAAACGGGCGAATCCATGACCAACTGGGTGCGGGCCTTGACCCTGGCCACAATGATGCAGGGCAGCAGCGAGTCCGAAACGAGTCCACCCTCGAACAACGCACGCAGCGGAGACAACAGCGATTCTGGCATTCAAACGTACCAATCGCAGGTGTGCAAGACGGGAGCATCCCAAGGACCGGTAACGCCCGTTTCCGACAACGGAGGTGGATCGCAACCCCTGTACGCCAACGCACCTCCCAAACCACGCCGAGCGAACGACGGTGGGTACTCTTCCCCGAGTCCCGAACACATCCCATCCGAGCGATACGACCAGGATCAGCAGCAAATCTACGGAAAAACTCCTGACTCGAGCTTTATGCAGCAATCACCCCAaatcaagcagcagcagcaacaacaacaacatctagGGTACGACCCGAACGCGTATCCAAGTCCTGGCGGTGCTGGTGGTGGCCAAACTGTCTACAACGATGCGATCTACGGCAATGCCAAGCGAATCGAGCGGGACTTGTACATCCAAAAGTtgatccagcagcagcaacaacaacaagccCAACTCCAACAACTTCAGCAACAACAGCAAGTCCAACAGCAGGTTCAGCAGCTAGCTATGCAGCAAACTCCACAACGAGCATTCACAAACCCCTTCATGTACCCGAACGCGGACCGACGAACACCGGACACGTACGGACCTCCGCGAGCCGCCCTGGACAAACACATGTCCGACTACGAAGACATCTACAACCTGACCATGCTGTCCAAGTCTCTTCCAGCGGAAGATCCAACACCTAGTGCAGCCACCGCCGCCGCAGGTTACCGCCGACCGATGAGCCCCCTGCGCTACGACGGCCAAAACATGCCCATGCGTTACACTCCCAACTATCTGGAGGTAAGTTCCGTGTACCTCAGTGTCTCTCTGTGTGACTCACAACCCATGTGTTAACAAACGGATCGAAATCGCGCACGCACATCCTAACACCGCTAACCAACAACCCATTTTTTCATCCCACCCCCCACCCCCATCCAAAACACCCCACGCATTCAACAGAACAACTCACCCGCACAGCAGCAGCACGTACAGATGCGTGCCCGACCGGTCCAATCGACGATCCCGCGACCCCACTCGGCCGACTTTCTGGAGTACGAGGCGCGCAACCCGATCGGCGCCAACTCCCTGAACGGCGTCAAGGGCGGTAAGCTAAAGGACGGCGAACCAGCTCGAGCACCCCGGCCCAAGTCCAGCCTGGACATCAACCGAACCCCGGACAACTACTACTACTCGGAGGCGAGTTACGCGGAGAAGATGCGAATGCAGAGTGCGTCGTACCTGCAGCGGGCCGCGAACCTTGGAGCGGTAGCGGGGAAGGAAGTGCCGGGTAAGTTACGATCGGACGTTGCGCTGCTCACAATCTAATTCACATGGACTTTTTTTAGGCGCCGTCAACTCTAGCACGGTTCCACGCGATGGTTATTACGGAGGTGCGAGTTCGTCCAACGGTCGACTGGACTACGATGAAAACGTCCTGCACCAGGGTTCGGCAAGTGTCCCGCGAGCGCAGCGCATGACGATGAACAACCTCAAAAAGTATCCCAGCCAGCAGGAACAATTCGCTCGGTCGGCCAGCGCCCGGCTTCCACGCAAAGAGGAAGATCCGTCGGCACGGGACGGTGAACGCAAGCGGGAAGAGTCGATGAAGCGACTGCTCGAGTGGAAGCAACGAATGCTCCAGTCGCCGCTGACGCGCAAAATGTCTCAACAGCAAGCCCAACAGCTGGGACTCGGTTCGCCCGGATCCACTGGTAACCCGTTCTTGAGCAAGTCTGGCCAGCTGCAGATGGAGGCGGAGATGTACCTGGAGCAGGAGAAGCAAATGCAAGCTCAACACCAACAACAGCAactacagcagcagcagcagcagcaacaacaacagcaaatgCAGCACCTAAGGGTTGACAACAAATCCAACCTGGAGTACAACAGCTATTCGTCAGACGATGAAGGTAAGTCGGCCAGCTATCTGAACCTTCCTATCTGTTGTAGAACGATCCTATTATTTCTTAGTGACAATCAGCTAACCATTGTTCTGGCAGGTCCTTCCGTACTAGACTGCTCCTTTCTAGTGTACATTAGTACTAATCAGTGAACGGAAAATAACCTCTCCAAGTTTGCAGCCCTTTTCCCTCCAGCTCCAGGATATAACACACACACCTCAGCTTCGTTGCTGGTTTTGCTTCCTATTATTTCCAAAACTTCCTCTTTCTTTGTAGCGCTAATACAAGAATTCCTGACAAATTCTGGATTTGCTTTGAAAAGCTGGTTTTTCGTTATATTTCGTTGATTTCGTTCTTTTCTTAGTTTCACTGCGTTCTACCGTTGATTTTCTAGAACAGCAAAAATGATCTGGACTGGCGAACGGAACTGAACGGGCACTAGCAATGACCTTCCTGCCGCGTACAAGCCACAACCATACACAACCCATCGCACTCACAAAACTCACTCACGAGACCATAGCTCCTCAAAAGCAAATCCTGAATCCCGAACCACACGCGAGAACGCGAGCCTTCTTCAAAATTCTCACCCCATCTATACTCGGCTGTCCTGTTAAATAACCGTAAACACGTAGATCTGAATGGTTTTTACACTGGTTTTGGGCGGTAATATCTTCTGTCTCTGTCTACACGCAGTACTcccacaaaacaaacaaaaaaaactgaatcctGTTGCTAAAAATAACGATGATACACGTATGTAGTGTAGCCAACTGTATTCTTCCAGCTGTACCAAtccaaagcaaaaaaatacCACCACAACCCACGCACAACCAATATCTTATACTTTGTATTATCTGTATTATATTACCAACCCCTAGATGGAACAGAAAATACGCCGGCAGGAAGGTCAACCCCAAATGTGTCCGCTTCCGCGAGTGCAGAGCTAGAAAGTAGTGAAACTGTACCCCCAGCTGAAGCGTCCGATCTAGACCCTAAAGAATTGCCCCCACCTCCCAGTACCTCCGCGGGTGACGACACCCTGAACACCTCCCAACAGTCTTTCTCCTCTGCCACCGTCTCCGTCAGCGTAGCGGTAGACGACACGGACGACTGTTCAAACATTTACGAAAACAATTCGATCGCGGCCGCGTCCACTCCCAAGACCGCCAAACCCTTGACCAGTGTCGGTAGCTTCAAGGAGAAGATGCTTCCCTTGGAGCCACCCAAATACAAACCCGTTTACGACCATAGTTCGATACTGAAATCGCCCATACAGCAACCACAGACGAAACAACAAACTGACCAGCAAACCAAGACTCCCGAAGAACTGCACTCTAACGAAGACGACGCTGAGGACATGTCGTTCGAGTACACCGACGAAGACCTGGACGAAGCGCTGCAAGCGGAAGTGTCCGACGAGACCAAGACGACCATCGGTGACGATATGATTGACGTGAGCAGTGAGAACCAATCGTTCTACATGCCAATGACGCCGAAGAAACCAGTACTAACCAACGAGGTAGCTGAAATGAAGCTTACCGCAATGGACATTTTAAATTCCATACAGAAGGGAACGTCAGATCCTCAGGATGAAAACACCTACATCGAAATGACCAACGGACTCGGTGGAAAGTGTGTGTTTGGTGATGACCTCAAGTCTACCTATGAAATGATCATGGTACAGAATAGTCCACCGAAAGCCGACCAGGAACCGTTGTACATGGAGTTGTCCCAACTTCACAGCAACAGTTTGGAGAAGAAACCAAAACCCGATGTGAGTGGGTCTAGCAAGAAGAACGCAC
Encoded here:
- the LOC6032089 gene encoding putative mediator of RNA polymerase II transcription subunit 26 isoform X1; amino-acid sequence: MFNCLWQLWDWIDPPTFTTMESKKLQQLQQANSHLAPIPQTKPPTFQQQNAADYRPSRASPVFQNHPQYQSFASNFAQINYPHQIRPPQQVAQQQQQQHLSAHSSPKSNSNSLYLSEYSSSSQQQQQQQQPSQQQHHHNTIGSHYHFDQIYQTSSPSSGSGERERLYQTAPRPTQHTHTPSQPGPPQPLTKLELQFQQLQREKIQAQIKTATEALAHQQQTFALRQQLNPPVPNYHLKQNLLQNLSQQHQQQIQHQQQQLQRNAPPSSLNLTSHFQPAQGPMKLTNHANIHDYGATAATNQHAINEAFYQQQQQKHIHAVINKTPNNMQSPAPNQIIIQQNIPGQVVNQACQTQISGVKNNQQQQNQKSPNSDSMSSPSHDGLERRKSGPVHTLKSPVTKRPLNAPVSMSGWLYKQGSDGLKVWRRRWFVLSEYILYYYKSQEEEKLLGTVLLPSYKISACFPEDKVYRKFAFKCEHTNMRTFVFAAETGESMTNWVRALTLATMMQGSSESETSPPSNNARSGDNSDSGIQTYQSQVCKTGASQGPVTPVSDNGGGSQPLYANAPPKPRRANDGGYSSPSPEHIPSERYDQDQQQIYGKTPDSSFMQQSPQIKQQQQQQQHLGYDPNAYPSPGGAGGGQTVYNDAIYGNAKRIERDLYIQKLIQQQQQQQAQLQQLQQQQQVQQQVQQLAMQQTPQRAFTNPFMYPNADRRTPDTYGPPRAALDKHMSDYEDIYNLTMLSKSLPAEDPTPSAATAAAGYRRPMSPLRYDGQNMPMRYTPNYLENNSPAQQQHVQMRARPVQSTIPRPHSADFLEYEARNPIGANSLNGVKGGKLKDGEPARAPRPKSSLDINRTPDNYYYSEASYAEKMRMQSASYLQRAANLGAVAGKEVPGAVNSSTVPRDGYYGGASSSNGRLDYDENVLHQGSASVPRAQRMTMNNLKKYPSQQEQFARSASARLPRKEEDPSARDGERKREESMKRLLEWKQRMLQSPLTRKMSQQQAQQLGLGSPGSTGNPFLSKSGQLQMEAEMYLEQEKQMQAQHQQQQLQQQQQQQQQQQMQHLRVDNKSNLEYNSYSSDDEDGTENTPAGRSTPNVSASASAELESSETVPPAEASDLDPKELPPPPSTSAGDDTLNTSQQSFSSATVSVSVAVDDTDDCSNIYENNSIAAASTPKTAKPLTSVGSFKEKMLPLEPPKYKPVYDHSSILKSPIQQPQTKQQTDQQTKTPEELHSNEDDAEDMSFEYTDEDLDEALQAEVSDETKTTIGDDMIDVSSENQSFYMPMTPKKPVLTNEVAEMKLTAMDILNSIQKGTSDPQDENTYIEMTNGLGGKCVFGDDLKSTYEMIMVQNSPPKADQEPLYMELSQLHSNSLEKKPKPDVSGSSKKNAPDSATSTLKKKQSDRNTLSKKHNKRNDLPDILKSNNSYLKSDDSSDADDESAKDHDKIKIKAARSRFSLSDTFRPASYYLGASSSTPLGDCIDSSDSEIVSPPPIPTTALPLDEHNNDEMFLSENFDTVKRRDKGSSKSNSRCSLLNPSDHRQPSQTSLSGSIDNKSQSSKNHYESNRSSLQSNLYLGSCYNVDGRYDNGSNTSSDYDLYRRLKVEPAVEDDASRRTSTSLSETESIELRRSSSKMDVATRNKRRPISEDSLNEIQVLGGYSIDETLSNASFDQYLGNLENVYVNSEKNSSSRMSWIHDSLTNLPAMDSFKNGHDNSIYYENVEMQPRAKSTTGNRTDDEAKAFYDSLEDVAAHEKVTLSPLKEKNLSIHDARCVSEDLMAAGRSNLNIEIVDSVTTMSSMDLDQRSSCTVFDLTQTTTPAHSRGNSNLSDSAPYYYSDLQSRDSPLSDISKLSDLARIKYPLKLNNQREVGVKKAGISHIHNPISHVKAANILTAAEKDHEIDQRNIYESDRMVDKNVNKMLEVSLSSNNSKNYYNNKMMNNKPSQLEEPRVSGEVNSSTSILASILKSSNSPSSNQVLAALSNQASASSKSSLNISTEMSASGDQLWEEDSLWRDNLRRASHMHAKSMESLDHLNAGSSMQSKLSTLNRKHLQRQAGKAITRDVTYVNDALLTKAQTMKKHHKSQNSSDDNDVYVQLASNSNMTDSASSDTTSDVYEVLRDETKYDIDRENIRQWDLMSSGLVNSANKCLETEGRDQYGRNGKQDLGGKLGGTGGGGGGVSSRDSTLKRKQLLGLDGSYQAAKGAEATASTSSTSNVETASAVSSSTVDSNEYTPSPGSSHVFATSSDAHVHKKHSNTTH